One segment of Egicoccus sp. AB-alg2 DNA contains the following:
- the ehuB gene encoding ectoine/hydroxyectoine ABC transporter substrate-binding protein EhuB: MLPTRRDAISGLTRTFRRRALASAAALALALTACGGDDTADPTADGGGQDDGETADGRLGELQQQGTVTVGVANEVPFGYVGDDGEVTGIGPDVAREVLAELGIEEMQAQVVEFGELIGGLQAGQFDLVTAGMYITPERAAQVHFTDPDYCVPESLAVAEGNPMDITDYQSILDNTDVTVAVATGTVEVDYLADAGVPDDQIQVFGDIDGMYRALEAGEVDAVTGTLATVQTQVAARSGMEAVDGFFPIDADGEEVLPCGGHAFADEDFRDAFNEVLNQFREDGTTMEIITQYEDFTEEDVELANSLTLEDFVE; the protein is encoded by the coding sequence GTGTTACCCACCAGGAGAGACGCCATTTCTGGCCTGACCCGAACCTTCCGACGGCGAGCGCTGGCTTCGGCCGCCGCACTGGCCCTCGCCCTGACCGCCTGCGGTGGCGACGACACGGCCGACCCCACGGCCGACGGCGGCGGTCAGGACGACGGCGAGACCGCCGACGGCCGGCTCGGCGAACTACAGCAGCAGGGCACGGTGACGGTGGGCGTCGCCAACGAGGTGCCCTTCGGCTACGTCGGCGACGACGGCGAGGTCACCGGCATCGGCCCGGACGTGGCCCGCGAGGTGCTCGCCGAGCTCGGCATCGAGGAGATGCAGGCCCAGGTGGTCGAGTTCGGCGAACTCATCGGCGGCCTGCAGGCCGGCCAGTTCGACCTCGTGACCGCCGGCATGTACATCACCCCCGAGCGGGCCGCCCAGGTGCACTTCACGGATCCCGACTACTGCGTGCCGGAGTCGCTCGCGGTCGCCGAGGGCAATCCGATGGACATCACCGACTACCAGTCGATCCTCGACAACACCGACGTGACGGTCGCCGTCGCCACCGGCACCGTCGAGGTGGACTACCTCGCGGACGCGGGGGTCCCCGACGACCAGATCCAGGTGTTCGGCGACATCGACGGCATGTACCGGGCGCTGGAGGCCGGTGAGGTCGACGCGGTGACCGGCACGCTGGCCACCGTGCAGACCCAGGTCGCCGCCCGCAGCGGGATGGAGGCCGTCGACGGCTTCTTCCCGATCGACGCCGACGGTGAGGAGGTCCTGCCCTGCGGCGGTCACGCGTTCGCGGACGAGGACTTCCGCGACGCCTTCAACGAGGTGCTCAACCAGTTCCGCGAGGACGGCACCACGATGGAGATCATCACGCAGTACGAAGACTTCACCGAGGAGGACGTCGAGCTCGCGAACTCGCTGACCCTCGAGGACTTCGTCGAGTGA
- a CDS encoding transcriptional regulator, which translates to MSPGNLSTHLRKLEEVGYVAVAKAFNDRTPVTTVSLTAAGRVAHAAYVDAVTHYLDGSAAQALLHAEETT; encoded by the coding sequence TTGTCCCCTGGAAACCTCTCGACCCATCTGCGCAAGCTGGAGGAGGTCGGCTACGTCGCCGTCGCCAAGGCGTTCAACGACCGGACGCCCGTCACGACCGTGTCACTGACGGCCGCGGGGCGGGTGGCCCACGCCGCCTACGTCGACGCGGTGACGCACTACCTCGACGGTTCTGCCGCCCAGGCCCTGCTCCACGCGGAGGAGACGACATGA
- the ettA gene encoding energy-dependent translational throttle protein EttA — translation MAEYCFVMKGLTKTVPGGKEVLSNIWLSFLPGAKIGVIGPNGAGKSTLLKIMAGVDTSFEGEAWAARGYSVGYLPQEPELDPSKNVRENVLEGLGETAQLVNRFNELTARLAEPMDDDEMQRVYEEMGEVQDKIDAADAWDLDRKIEIAMDALRVPDADDVTVLSGGEKRRAALCQLLLSRPDILLLDEPTNHLDADTVAWLQRHLADYPGMVVAITHDRYFLDQVAEWILELDRGKGHPFQGNYSGWLEQKQERLRQEEKEESARQRQLAEEAEWVKASPQGRRTKARARIQAYESLLNQDRPKQVTKPVIMIPEGPRLGDVVVDAKGVLKGFGDKLLYEDLTFSLPPGGIVGIIGPNGAGKTTLFRMIVGEESPDEGELRVGETVQLSYVDQSRQDLDASKTVFEAITGGGDWVQLGKTEMASRAYVAAFGFKGGEQQKNVGSCSGGERNRIHLAKLLQNEANLLLLDEPTNDLDVDTLRSLEEALLEFPGCAVITSHDRWFLDRVATHILAFEGDSEVTWFPGGYSEYEEDLRKRKGDEALNPTRIKYKPLTRRS, via the coding sequence GTGGCCGAGTACTGCTTCGTGATGAAGGGCCTGACCAAGACCGTCCCGGGCGGCAAGGAGGTCCTGTCCAACATCTGGCTGTCGTTCCTGCCGGGCGCCAAGATCGGCGTCATCGGCCCCAACGGCGCCGGCAAGTCGACGCTGCTGAAGATCATGGCCGGCGTCGACACGTCGTTCGAGGGCGAGGCATGGGCCGCCCGGGGCTACTCGGTCGGCTACCTGCCGCAGGAGCCGGAGCTCGACCCGTCGAAGAACGTCCGCGAGAACGTGCTGGAGGGCCTGGGCGAGACCGCGCAACTCGTCAACCGGTTCAACGAGCTGACCGCCAGGCTGGCGGAGCCGATGGACGACGACGAGATGCAGCGCGTCTACGAGGAGATGGGCGAGGTCCAGGACAAGATCGACGCGGCCGACGCCTGGGACCTCGACCGCAAGATCGAGATCGCCATGGACGCGCTGCGCGTCCCGGACGCGGACGACGTGACCGTGCTCTCCGGCGGCGAGAAGCGCCGTGCCGCCCTGTGCCAGCTGCTGCTGTCGCGGCCGGACATCCTGCTGCTCGACGAACCGACCAACCACCTCGACGCGGACACGGTCGCCTGGCTGCAGCGCCACCTCGCCGACTATCCCGGCATGGTCGTGGCGATCACCCACGACCGCTACTTCCTCGACCAGGTCGCGGAATGGATCCTGGAGCTCGACCGCGGCAAGGGCCACCCGTTCCAGGGCAACTACTCCGGCTGGCTGGAGCAGAAGCAGGAACGGCTGCGCCAGGAGGAGAAGGAGGAGTCGGCCCGCCAGCGCCAGCTCGCGGAGGAGGCCGAGTGGGTCAAGGCGTCGCCGCAGGGCCGGCGGACCAAGGCCCGCGCCCGCATCCAGGCCTACGAGTCGCTGCTCAACCAGGACCGTCCGAAGCAGGTCACCAAGCCGGTCATCATGATCCCGGAGGGACCGCGTCTGGGCGACGTCGTGGTCGACGCCAAGGGCGTGTTGAAGGGCTTCGGCGACAAGCTGCTGTACGAGGACCTGACCTTCAGCCTGCCGCCCGGCGGCATCGTCGGGATCATCGGCCCCAACGGTGCCGGCAAGACCACGCTGTTCCGCATGATCGTCGGTGAGGAGTCGCCCGACGAAGGCGAGCTGCGGGTCGGCGAGACGGTGCAACTCAGCTACGTCGACCAGTCGCGGCAGGACCTCGACGCGTCCAAGACGGTGTTCGAGGCGATCACCGGCGGTGGTGACTGGGTGCAGCTCGGCAAGACCGAGATGGCGTCGCGCGCCTACGTGGCCGCGTTCGGGTTCAAGGGTGGCGAGCAGCAGAAGAACGTCGGTTCGTGCTCCGGCGGTGAGCGCAACCGCATCCACCTCGCCAAGCTGCTGCAGAACGAGGCGAACCTGCTGCTGCTCGACGAGCCGACCAACGACCTCGACGTGGACACGCTGCGTTCGCTGGAGGAAGCGCTGCTGGAGTTCCCCGGCTGCGCCGTGATCACCAGCCACGACCGCTGGTTCCTCGACCGCGTCGCCACCCACATCCTCGCCTTCGAGGGCGACTCCGAAGTGACCTGGTTCCCGGGCGGCTACTCGGAGTACGAGGAGGACCTGCGCAAGCGCAAGGGCGACGAGGCCCTCAACCCGACGCGCATCAAGTACAAGCCGCTCACCCGCCGCAGCTGA
- the ehuD gene encoding ectoine/hydroxyectoine ABC transporter permease subunit EhuD: MSDITHERPSETSTSSGTEPMRHLEFQPHRRWYRRPDVVVPVALMALGLSILAMTGRAGRSYRSRMTADGDTNFDLDYFFHLMPQMLQGLYVTARATVLAFLISIVLGLLFALARRSHVRAVSWPAVAVIEFIRSTPILVQFFFLQALVRATPVLDLNAVEVLLIGLGVHYATYASEAYRAGIDSVPVGQWEAATALNLGPWQTWTKVIIPQAVPNVLPTLGNYLVAAFKDAPIADAVLSVPGILFFANTIRSNDFRPVEPYLLIGVGFLLVSLPAAWLVRRLERRIAYERT; encoded by the coding sequence ATGAGCGACATCACCCACGAACGCCCCTCGGAGACCTCGACCTCGTCGGGGACGGAACCGATGCGGCACCTGGAGTTCCAGCCCCACCGTCGCTGGTACCGCCGGCCCGACGTCGTCGTGCCGGTGGCGCTGATGGCCCTCGGCCTGTCGATCCTCGCGATGACGGGTCGTGCAGGGCGGTCGTACCGGTCGCGTATGACCGCCGACGGGGACACGAACTTCGACCTCGACTACTTCTTCCACCTCATGCCCCAGATGCTGCAGGGGCTGTACGTCACCGCCCGCGCCACCGTGCTGGCGTTCCTCATCTCGATCGTGCTGGGGCTGCTCTTCGCGCTCGCACGCCGCAGCCACGTCCGGGCCGTGAGCTGGCCGGCCGTGGCGGTCATCGAGTTCATCCGCTCGACCCCGATCCTGGTCCAGTTCTTCTTCCTGCAGGCGCTCGTGCGCGCGACGCCGGTCCTCGACCTCAACGCGGTGGAGGTCCTGCTGATCGGGCTGGGCGTGCACTACGCCACCTACGCCTCCGAGGCCTACCGAGCCGGCATCGACAGCGTCCCCGTCGGCCAGTGGGAGGCCGCCACGGCGCTCAATCTCGGGCCGTGGCAGACCTGGACCAAGGTGATCATCCCGCAGGCCGTGCCCAACGTGTTGCCCACGCTGGGCAACTACCTCGTGGCCGCCTTCAAGGACGCCCCGATCGCCGACGCGGTCCTGAGCGTGCCGGGAATCCTGTTCTTCGCCAACACCATCCGCAGCAACGACTTCCGACCCGTCGAGCCGTACCTGCTCATCGGTGTCGGGTTCCTGCTGGTCAGCCTGCCGGCCGCCTGGCTGGTCCGCCGACTCGAGAGGCGAATCGCGTATGAGCGCACCTGA
- a CDS encoding LiaI-LiaF-like domain-containing protein yields MSTVHEGRQQARSRLLDPTVLFGLALIVAGLLLLLDRLEVLDAGRLAADWWPLVIVGIGVWWLFADSRLAGLAAIAVGVVLLGVVHDVVEGNVGNLIFPAVLVLIGAGALTAGARMRRAMRGLPAPDGSWTQAPTAMAVFGDARLSVADDGTDHAAVTAISVFGDVEVAVPAGWRVVDRTTALLGTVRIPQAQPTYAEAPVVELHGLAIFGDAKVRYLDDPRSV; encoded by the coding sequence ATGAGCACCGTCCACGAAGGCCGCCAACAGGCGCGCTCCCGCCTCCTCGACCCGACCGTCCTGTTCGGCCTCGCCCTCATCGTCGCCGGGCTGTTGCTGCTGCTCGATCGACTCGAGGTCCTCGACGCCGGACGCCTGGCGGCGGACTGGTGGCCGCTGGTGATCGTCGGCATCGGCGTGTGGTGGCTGTTCGCCGACAGCCGACTGGCCGGACTGGCCGCGATCGCCGTCGGTGTCGTACTGCTCGGCGTCGTGCACGACGTCGTGGAGGGCAACGTCGGCAACCTGATCTTCCCGGCCGTGCTCGTGCTGATCGGCGCCGGCGCGCTGACGGCCGGTGCGCGCATGCGACGGGCCATGCGGGGACTGCCGGCACCGGACGGCAGCTGGACGCAGGCGCCCACCGCGATGGCCGTGTTCGGCGACGCCCGGCTGAGCGTCGCGGACGACGGCACCGACCATGCCGCCGTGACGGCGATCTCCGTCTTCGGGGACGTCGAGGTGGCGGTGCCCGCCGGCTGGCGGGTCGTCGACCGCACCACGGCGCTGCTGGGCACCGTCCGCATCCCGCAGGCCCAGCCGACCTATGCCGAGGCCCCGGTCGTGGAGTTGCACGGCCTGGCCATCTTCGGCGACGCCAAGGTCCGCTACCTCGACGACCCCCGGAGTGTCTGA
- a CDS encoding cupin domain-containing protein, translated as MSDQPSANPNVSERTPRPPVDLQEVGGNLMEEARKHDAGRSALTLTPSEGGPLKQTLLALCAGQELTEHPSPGPAAIQVLSGAGRLRLGDEEVRLTAGTWAPIPLEKHGLHADEDLLALLTVVPNP; from the coding sequence GTGAGCGACCAGCCCAGCGCCAACCCCAACGTGTCGGAGCGCACGCCACGCCCGCCCGTCGACCTGCAGGAGGTCGGCGGCAACCTCATGGAAGAGGCCCGGAAGCACGACGCCGGCCGGTCCGCACTGACCCTGACCCCCTCCGAGGGCGGGCCGCTGAAGCAGACGCTGCTGGCACTGTGTGCCGGTCAGGAGCTGACCGAGCACCCCTCGCCCGGCCCGGCGGCCATCCAGGTGCTCAGCGGCGCCGGACGACTGCGGTTGGGCGACGAGGAGGTGCGTCTCACGGCCGGCACGTGGGCGCCGATCCCGCTCGAGAAGCACGGCCTGCACGCCGACGAGGACCTGCTGGCCCTGCTCACCGTCGTACCCAACCCCTGA
- a CDS encoding amino acid ABC transporter permease translates to MEDWLLQPNHYLRLWNGTQATLQLLGQAFVLGVALSLLVGVARLSKQRWIRGAALVYVEFARGISSVILLFIMVIALPILFGIRGASVMFWGSIALGINMGGYGAEIVRGAIQAIPRGQNEASIALNLSGTQRLRHVVLPQAMRIILPPMGNLTIEILKGTALVSVVGGIDLMRETQNLVSTQLAAGVAGVTTLFVNVLLIYFVIAQVINGLFRLAERALARRYEQRTGRRAVPVPEVAA, encoded by the coding sequence GTGGAGGACTGGCTCCTGCAGCCGAACCACTACCTGCGGTTGTGGAACGGGACGCAGGCGACGTTGCAACTGCTCGGTCAGGCATTCGTGCTGGGCGTGGCGCTGTCGCTGCTGGTAGGCGTGGCACGGCTGTCGAAACAGCGCTGGATCCGTGGCGCGGCGCTGGTGTACGTGGAGTTCGCGCGCGGGATCTCGTCGGTGATCCTGCTGTTCATCATGGTGATCGCGCTGCCGATCCTGTTCGGCATCCGCGGCGCCTCCGTGATGTTCTGGGGCTCGATCGCCCTGGGGATCAACATGGGCGGCTACGGCGCGGAGATCGTGCGCGGCGCCATCCAGGCCATCCCGCGCGGGCAGAACGAGGCCTCGATCGCGCTCAACCTCAGCGGCACACAGCGGCTGCGGCACGTCGTGCTGCCGCAGGCGATGCGGATCATCCTGCCTCCGATGGGCAACCTCACCATCGAGATCCTCAAGGGCACGGCGCTGGTCTCGGTCGTCGGCGGCATCGACCTGATGCGCGAGACCCAGAACCTCGTCTCCACCCAGTTGGCCGCCGGCGTTGCCGGGGTCACCACGCTGTTCGTCAACGTGCTGCTCATCTACTTCGTGATCGCCCAGGTCATCAACGGCCTGTTCCGTCTGGCCGAGCGGGCGCTCGCCCGCCGCTACGAACAGCGCACCGGCCGCCGTGCGGTGCCGGTCCCGGAGGTGGCGGCATGA
- a CDS encoding S8 family serine peptidase has protein sequence MRGSRKLLGPTFLVGALVAAMAAPASATGERVEPTQPAPWELAEASDAEFVDDLWFVEFGTPPATRGGPRAAQNAERAAFRTEARAEGLAIDEEKDFRTLWNGVTVRADRGEIGTISTLKSVKAVYPVAVVERPEPSEATPALASALAMTGADIAQSELGYTGEGLSVAVIDTGIDYNHPDLGGDGDNDNRIEADANTREMDHPRVTHGWDYVGEEFNPADPDAPQTPQPDPDPRDTEGHGSHVAGIVGAEAADEDGITGVAPGVTFGAYKVFGPGSTTSDVIVDALEDAYADGFDIVNMSLGATLAWGQDYPTSRASNELANNGVVVVNSAGNDGGLGMYTLSAPANAHDIISVASADNTEQQTFVFEVDQLENPVPYLPMSDAPAPPTEGQSDELVWLGRGCVDTGNNADDVLDPPHDTAQAEGRTALLTRGDCTFAQKYRGAVQAGATSVVIHNNVAGLFAGGGIDRIDDAWAAGISRDAGLALRELLADGETVTLGFSDEQVATPNPTGGLASSFTAYGLNVDLEFGPSIMAPGGLIVSTYPLGSGGYAMLSGTSMAAPHVAGAVALLLEAEPDLDPFQVRDRLQNTAEPAVWSLNAGSGLLEHTFRQGAGMLQVDQAILADQHVTPGQLSLYDANETTATVTVTNRGSEDVTYAISHVDALQVVASTFTPDFWLSPASFQGPSSVTVPAGGSADVTVTIGAPAAMPNHQYGGYVVMTPEDDASSTLRVPYAGFAGDYVDEMGLLGFWDWPADAAAPSFVEVDPVMARYQDGSPVVAEPGHVFRPAEGDYPYVAPFFGHFPERMELWASKVGDDDRFLVGEQSNLPRSQAPVVRQLFAWNGRLPVGSTGGTRVAPSGEYTLELRVLRATGDADNPEHWDTWESPAFSLVNPRGGPPVGGPGNPDRGPR, from the coding sequence ATGAGAGGGAGCCGCAAGCTGCTCGGCCCCACGTTCCTCGTCGGTGCGCTCGTCGCGGCCATGGCCGCGCCCGCCAGTGCCACCGGGGAACGTGTGGAGCCGACCCAGCCCGCACCGTGGGAACTCGCCGAGGCGAGCGACGCGGAGTTCGTCGACGACCTGTGGTTCGTCGAGTTCGGCACGCCGCCGGCCACGCGCGGCGGGCCGCGGGCCGCCCAGAACGCCGAGCGTGCCGCCTTCCGGACCGAGGCCCGCGCCGAGGGTCTGGCCATCGACGAGGAGAAGGACTTCCGCACCCTGTGGAACGGTGTGACGGTCCGCGCCGACCGGGGCGAGATCGGGACGATCTCCACGCTGAAGAGCGTCAAGGCCGTGTACCCCGTCGCCGTCGTGGAGCGTCCGGAGCCGTCGGAGGCGACGCCGGCGCTGGCCAGCGCGCTGGCGATGACGGGCGCCGACATCGCCCAGTCCGAGCTCGGCTACACCGGTGAGGGCCTGAGCGTCGCGGTCATCGACACGGGCATCGACTACAACCACCCCGACCTCGGCGGTGACGGCGACAACGACAACCGCATCGAGGCCGACGCCAACACGCGCGAGATGGACCACCCGCGCGTGACCCACGGCTGGGACTACGTCGGCGAGGAATTCAACCCGGCCGACCCGGACGCGCCGCAGACGCCGCAGCCCGACCCGGACCCGCGTGACACCGAGGGCCACGGCTCGCACGTCGCCGGCATCGTCGGCGCCGAGGCGGCCGACGAGGACGGCATCACCGGCGTGGCGCCGGGCGTCACCTTCGGCGCCTACAAGGTGTTCGGCCCCGGTTCGACCACCTCCGACGTGATCGTCGACGCGCTCGAGGACGCCTACGCGGACGGCTTCGACATCGTCAACATGTCGCTGGGTGCGACGCTGGCATGGGGGCAGGACTACCCGACCAGCCGCGCCAGCAACGAGCTGGCGAACAACGGCGTCGTGGTCGTCAACTCCGCCGGCAACGACGGTGGCCTGGGCATGTACACGCTCTCGGCCCCGGCCAACGCGCACGACATCATCAGCGTCGCCAGCGCCGACAACACCGAGCAGCAGACCTTCGTGTTCGAGGTCGACCAGCTCGAGAACCCGGTGCCGTACCTGCCCATGAGCGACGCGCCGGCGCCGCCGACCGAAGGGCAGTCGGACGAGCTCGTGTGGCTCGGACGCGGGTGCGTGGACACGGGCAACAACGCCGACGACGTGCTCGACCCGCCGCACGACACCGCGCAGGCCGAGGGCCGCACCGCCCTGCTCACCCGTGGCGACTGCACCTTCGCGCAGAAGTACCGCGGCGCCGTGCAGGCCGGCGCGACCAGCGTCGTGATCCACAACAACGTCGCCGGGCTGTTCGCCGGCGGTGGCATCGACCGGATCGACGACGCCTGGGCGGCGGGCATCAGCCGCGACGCCGGCCTGGCGCTGCGGGAGCTGCTGGCGGACGGAGAGACCGTCACCCTGGGCTTCAGCGACGAGCAGGTCGCGACGCCCAACCCGACCGGTGGTCTGGCCTCGTCCTTCACCGCCTACGGTCTCAACGTCGACCTGGAGTTCGGTCCCAGCATCATGGCGCCGGGCGGGCTGATCGTGTCCACCTACCCGCTGGGTTCGGGTGGCTACGCGATGCTGTCCGGCACCTCGATGGCCGCCCCGCACGTCGCAGGCGCCGTCGCGCTCCTGCTGGAAGCGGAGCCGGATCTCGACCCGTTCCAGGTACGTGACCGACTGCAGAACACCGCCGAGCCGGCCGTGTGGTCGCTGAACGCGGGTTCCGGTCTGCTCGAGCACACGTTCCGCCAGGGCGCCGGCATGCTGCAGGTCGACCAGGCGATCCTGGCCGACCAGCACGTCACGCCCGGGCAGCTGTCGCTGTATGACGCGAACGAGACCACGGCGACGGTCACCGTGACCAACCGCGGCTCGGAGGACGTCACCTACGCGATCAGCCACGTCGATGCGCTCCAGGTGGTTGCGAGCACGTTCACGCCGGACTTCTGGTTGTCCCCGGCGAGCTTCCAGGGCCCGTCGTCGGTCACCGTCCCGGCCGGCGGCTCGGCGGACGTCACCGTGACCATCGGTGCGCCCGCTGCGATGCCGAACCACCAGTACGGCGGCTACGTCGTCATGACGCCCGAGGACGACGCGTCCAGCACGCTGCGCGTGCCGTACGCCGGCTTCGCGGGTGACTACGTCGACGAGATGGGGCTGCTCGGCTTCTGGGACTGGCCGGCCGACGCCGCCGCGCCTTCGTTCGTGGAGGTCGACCCGGTCATGGCGCGCTACCAGGACGGCTCGCCGGTCGTGGCCGAGCCGGGCCACGTGTTCCGTCCCGCGGAGGGTGACTACCCGTACGTGGCGCCGTTCTTCGGGCACTTCCCGGAGCGCATGGAGCTGTGGGCGAGCAAGGTCGGCGACGACGACCGCTTCCTGGTCGGCGAGCAGTCGAACCTGCCGCGCAGCCAGGCGCCGGTCGTGCGCCAGCTGTTCGCCTGGAACGGTCGTCTGCCCGTGGGCAGCACCGGCGGCACGCGGGTCGCCCCCAGCGGCGAGTACACCCTCGAGCTGCGGGTGCTGCGCGCCACTGGTGACGCCGACAACCCGGAGCACTGGGACACCTGGGAGTCGCCGGCGTTCTCGCTGGTGAACCCGCGCGGTGGCCCGCCGGTCGGCGGACCGGGCAACCCGGATCGCGGTCCTCGCTGA
- the ehuA gene encoding ectoine/hydroxyectoine ABC transporter ATP-binding protein EhuA, with protein MSAPEISADISAKGAAGVRMRGVDKAFGPNVVLRELDLDVEPGERVVIIGPSGSGKTTILRVIMTLERIDSGTIEVGGRHLYHEEAGGRLKPAREKHIRSVRSDIGMVFQHFNLFPHMSALENIMLAPVKVHGKSPDEARELGRELLAKVGMADYANHTPGQLSGGQKQRVAIARSLATEPAVMLFDEVTSALDPELVGEVLNVIRDIAEEGKTTMMLVTHEMGFAREVADRVVMFDHGQILESGSPEEILRNPQEQRTKDFLGAVFEH; from the coding sequence ATGAGCGCACCTGAGATCTCGGCCGACATCTCCGCCAAGGGCGCCGCCGGCGTCCGCATGCGCGGCGTCGACAAGGCCTTCGGGCCGAACGTCGTGCTGCGCGAGCTCGACCTCGACGTCGAACCGGGCGAGCGCGTCGTCATCATCGGCCCCAGCGGGTCGGGCAAGACGACCATCCTGCGGGTGATCATGACGCTCGAGCGCATCGACTCCGGCACGATCGAGGTCGGCGGCCGGCACCTCTACCACGAGGAGGCCGGAGGCCGGCTCAAGCCCGCCCGCGAGAAGCACATCCGCAGCGTGCGCTCGGACATCGGGATGGTGTTCCAGCACTTCAACCTGTTCCCGCACATGAGCGCGCTGGAGAACATCATGCTGGCGCCGGTGAAGGTGCACGGGAAGTCGCCCGATGAGGCCCGCGAACTCGGCCGCGAGCTGCTCGCCAAGGTCGGGATGGCGGACTACGCCAACCACACCCCGGGACAGCTGTCGGGTGGGCAGAAGCAACGGGTCGCCATCGCCCGCTCGCTGGCGACCGAGCCGGCGGTGATGCTCTTCGACGAGGTCACGTCCGCGCTGGACCCCGAGCTGGTCGGCGAGGTGCTGAACGTCATCCGCGACATCGCCGAAGAAGGCAAGACCACCATGATGCTGGTCACCCACGAGATGGGGTTCGCGCGCGAGGTCGCCGACCGGGTGGTGATGTTCGATCACGGTCAGATCCTGGAGTCCGGTTCACCCGAGGAGATCCTGCGCAACCCGCAGGAGCAGCGCACCAAGGACTTCCTCGGGGCCGTCTTCGAGCACTGA
- a CDS encoding NAD(P)/FAD-dependent oxidoreductase: protein MAVAVVGAGIVGLSAALALRDRGAEVTVFERGVPGDGQSGGRSRLFRHAHDDPRLIRWAQRSRAIYADWERRFGVELVSPDGALALGPAVEHRLPLLEDAGVDAHRVDRHEVARRLPLLAAADDLGPVMFDAQGGAIRTRAAVDVLTSTLGEALRAQEVLTLRPTGGGVEVRAGETREVFDHVVVCAGAGSAPLARQLGLSLPVDLQVHVRATFRVRGSAPEHLACLQDSSGAFGETGVYAAAVPGNDAYAVGLGETAEVREDGSVVDPAELAEHEERVRDYVGRALPGLAPHPVEVKHCWVTALPWSDDGVAVWQVAGVSVLAGHNLFKQAPALGEALASAALGGGLASELRPDARLGEAP, encoded by the coding sequence ATGGCGGTCGCGGTGGTCGGTGCCGGCATCGTCGGGCTGTCGGCCGCACTCGCGCTGCGCGACCGCGGTGCCGAGGTGACCGTGTTCGAGCGCGGCGTGCCGGGCGACGGCCAGTCGGGTGGGCGCTCGCGGCTGTTCCGCCACGCCCACGACGACCCGCGGCTGATCCGCTGGGCGCAGCGCAGCCGGGCGATCTACGCCGACTGGGAGCGCCGCTTCGGCGTCGAGTTGGTCTCGCCGGACGGTGCGCTGGCGCTCGGGCCGGCGGTCGAGCACCGGCTGCCGCTGCTGGAGGACGCCGGCGTCGACGCCCACCGCGTCGATCGGCACGAGGTCGCGCGGCGGTTGCCGCTGCTGGCCGCGGCCGACGACCTCGGTCCGGTCATGTTCGACGCGCAGGGCGGGGCGATCCGCACCCGCGCAGCCGTCGACGTGCTGACCTCGACGCTGGGCGAGGCCCTGCGGGCGCAGGAGGTGCTGACGCTGCGCCCGACCGGCGGTGGCGTCGAGGTGCGGGCCGGCGAGACCCGTGAGGTCTTCGATCACGTGGTCGTCTGTGCCGGTGCCGGCTCGGCGCCGCTGGCGCGCCAACTCGGGCTGAGCCTGCCGGTCGACCTGCAGGTGCACGTGCGTGCCACCTTCCGTGTGCGCGGGAGCGCCCCCGAGCACCTCGCCTGCCTGCAGGACTCCAGCGGCGCGTTCGGCGAGACCGGGGTCTACGCGGCCGCCGTCCCGGGCAACGACGCGTACGCGGTCGGGCTGGGCGAGACGGCCGAGGTCCGCGAGGACGGCAGCGTCGTCGACCCTGCCGAGCTGGCCGAGCACGAGGAACGGGTCCGCGACTACGTCGGGCGGGCGCTGCCGGGGCTGGCGCCGCACCCGGTCGAGGTCAAGCACTGCTGGGTGACCGCGCTGCCGTGGAGCGACGACGGGGTGGCGGTCTGGCAGGTCGCCGGTGTCTCGGTCCTCGCCGGGCACAACCTGTTCAAGCAGGCGCCGGCGCTGGGCGAGGCGCTCGCCTCCGCGGCACTCGGTGGTGGGCTGGCCTCCGAGCTGCGCCCCGACGCCCGCTTGGGCGAGGCGCCGTAG